In Hippoglossus stenolepis isolate QCI-W04-F060 chromosome 20, HSTE1.2, whole genome shotgun sequence, the following are encoded in one genomic region:
- the rfx6 gene encoding DNA-binding protein RFX6, which produces MPMKRSSESSGRDEAFLIHSLTETLCSSPDAKHTEFNGQTLFPQEDDSGIKSEAEDSNETPSSEDDQDLVDFNSELTIKHSISSSRKTISQIIKDKKKQTQLTLQWLEENYIVCEGVCLPRCILYAHYLDFCRKEKLEPACAATFGKTIRQKFPLLTTRRLGTRGHSKYHYYGIGIKESSAYYHSVYSGKGLTRFSGSKLKNEGGFTRKYSLSSKTGTLLPEFPNAQHLLLQGSIPREKVDTLIMMYKTHCQCILDNAINVNFEEIQNFLLHFWQGMPDHLLPLLENPVIVDIFCVCDSILYKVLTDVLIPATMQEMPESLLADIRSFAKHWEHWLASSLENLPECLAAKKLPIARRFVASLKRQTSFLHLAQIARPALFDQTVVTSMVLDIDNVDLSSISSQPLLSVNSAGDQDPDIYSEYDSITVFQELKELLRKNATVESFIEWLDSVVEHKVIKPGKQSGRTMKKRAQDFLLRWSFFGARVMHNLTLNNASSFGSFHLIRMLLDEYILLALETQFNNDKEQDLQNLLDKYMKNADASKAAFMASPSSCFLANRNKANAAIDQSVKNESVGEQHTYMSLSTNHQQSLEPGAVVYQSSDAAGFTVSGGQLDFSQVSGPLMTPPISPAALVHRGSVINQGPMAGRLLASSSSSACSSSSSSCLSSLSAMTQPSPCSAYPETLYHCLAQTSPGYFPPASGSSTPSYQPTLRSQPQNQCLSSVQSQTSSLAYHLSRYPTFTDQQLSKDLFYNHHPPSVHPSSGGSSCSLTPYGSAVRPTSSYSSGSDPVQTEQTLDAQILDSAEGFGFVGSGLNPSGGCQGQTYAGHTGHTGYYGNSSYLESQRMTSLVDQHVSVISSVSSLRPFPSAYSEVHDPLNILDEPGRKTTGAYFTETETTADHSLPSSGSAPCMFGVPSAFSSQDTLLSQQRVTSSSEVQDLVSSLPPINTVFMGSGGVQ; this is translated from the exons AAGCTGAGGACAGCAACGAGACGCCGTCCTCTGAGGACGACCAGGACCTGGTGGACTTCAACTCCGAGCTGACCATCAAACACAGCATCTCGTCCTCCAGGAAAACCATCAGTCAGATCATCAAGGACAAGAAGAAGCAGACACAGCTCACGCTCCAGTG GCTGGAGGAGAACTACATCGTGTGTGAAGGAGTGTGTCTGCCTCGCTGCATCCTCTACGCCCACTACCTGGACTTCTGcaggaaagagaagctggagCCGGCCTGTGCTGCTACATTtgggaag ACGATCCGACAGAAGTTTCCTCTTCTGACGACCAGACGACTGGGCACCAGGGGGCACTCCAA atATCATTACTATGGAATCGGCATCAAAGAGAGCAGTGCTTACTATCACTCTGTGTATTCTGGAAAAGGTTTGACCAG ATTTTCAGGGAGCAAACTCAAGAATGAG GGAGGATTCACCAGGAAATATTCTCTCAGCTCCAAAACTGGAACTTTGCTGCCAGAGTTCCCGAACGCTCAgcatctcctgctgcagggaAGCATCCCCAGAGAAAAG GTGGACACTCTGATCATGATGTATAAAACCCACTGTCAGTGCATCCTGGACAACGCCATCAACGTCAACTTTGAGGAG ATCCAGAACTTCCTGCTGCACTTCTGGCAGGGGATGCCCGACcacctgctgccgctgctggaAAACCCTGTGATCGTCGACATCTTCTGCGTCTGTGACTCCATCCTCTACAAG GTTTTGACAGATGTTCTGATTCCTGCTACGATGCAGGAGATGCCTGAAAG TCTTCTGGCAGATATCCGCAGCTTTGCCAAACACTGGGAACACTGGCTGGCCTCCTCCCTGGAAAAcctcccagaatgccttgcagCTAAGAAACTCCCCATTGCTCGCCGCTTTGTCGCGTCCCTGAAGAGGCAGACCTCCTTCTTACACCTGGCACAG ATAGCTCGTCCGGCGCTGTTTGACCAGACGGTGGTGACGAGCATGGTGTTGGACATCGATAACGTGGATCTGAGCAGCATCAGCTCACAGCCGCTGCTCAGCGTTAACTCGGCTGGAGACCAGGACCCGGACATCTACTCTGAGT ACGACTCCATCACCGTCTtccaggagctgaaggagctgctgagGAAAAACGCCACAGTGGAGTCCTTCATCGAGTGGCTGGACTCGGTGGTGGAGCACAAAGTCATCAAG CCCGGGAAGCAGAGCGGGCGAACGATGAAGAAGCGAGCGCAGGACTTCCTGCTCAGGTGGAGTTTCTTCGGAGCCCGAGTGATGCACAACCTCACGCTCAACAACGCCTCCAGCTTCG GTTCCTTCCATCTGATCCGGATGCTGCTGGACGAGTACATCCTCCTGGCCCTGGAGACTCAGTTCAACAACGACAAGGAGCAGGACCTGCAGAACCTGCTGGACAAGTACATGAAAAATGCAG ATGCCAGTAAAGCAGCGTTCATGGCGTCGCCCAGTTCCTGTTTTCTTGCCAATCGCAACAAGGCCAACGCCGCCATTGACCAGTCGGTGAAGAACGAGTCTGTGGGGGAGCAGCACACCTACATGTCCCTGTCCACCAATCACCAGCAGAGTCTGGAGCCGGGCGCCGTCGTCTACCAGAGCTCAGACGCCGCTGGTTTCACCGTTTCAG GTGGTCAGTTGGACTTCTCTCAGGTCAGCGGGCCCCTCATGACGCCCCCTATCTCCCCAGCAGCGCTGGTGCACCGAGGCTCCGTCATCAACCAGGGGCCCATGGCGGGGAGGCTCCTggcgtcctcctcttcctccgcctgctcctcctcctcctcgtcctgcctctcctctctcagcgcCATGACCCAGCCGAGCCCCTGCTCCGCCTACCCGGAGACCCTGTACCACTGCTTGGCTCAGACCAGCCCTGGTTACTTCCCCCCGGCGAGCGGCTCCTCGACCCCGAGCTACCAGCCCACACTCAG atctcAGCCTCAGAATCAGTGTCTGTCCTCGGTTCAGTCTCAGACCTCGTCCCTGGCCTATCACCTCTCACGCTACCCGACCTTCACCGACCAGCAGCTGAGCAAAGACCTGTTCTACAACCACCACCCTCCATCGGTCCATCCCTCGTCCGggggcagcagctgcagcctgacaCCTTACGGCTCCGCAGTCCGACCCACGTCCAGCTACAGCTCGGGGTCGGATCCGGTTCAGACCGAACAGACGCTGGACGCTCAGATCCTGGACTCGGCCGAGGGGTTCGGCTTCGTGGGGTCTGGACTGAACCCCTCGGGTGGGTGTCAGGGACAGACGTACGCtggacacacaggacacacCG GTTACTATGGCAACAGCAGTTACCTGGAGAGCCAGCGGATGACATCACTGGTCGACCAGCACGTGTCCGTCATCAGCAGCGTCAGCAGCCTGCGTCCGTTCCCCTCAGCGTACTCGGAGGTCCACGACCCGCTCAACATCCTGGACGAGCCCGGGAGGAAAACCACAGGGGCTTATTTCACAGAGACGGAAACTACAGCAG ATCACTCGCTGCCCTCGTCGGGATCGGCTCCCTGCATGTTCGGAGTTCCGTCTGCGTTCAGCTCGCAGGACACTCTGTTGTCTCAGCAGCGGGTGACGTCGTCCTCGGAGGTGCAGGACCTGGTGTCCTCGCTGCCGCCCATCAACACCGTGTTCATGGGCTCAGGAGGAGTCCAGTGA